In the Pseudodesulfovibrio sp. S3 genome, CTGATCGCGCATACGGATCACTGTTTCGCCGGTCAGCTCGTCCGCCTGATTGGGGTGCACCCCTTGCAAAAAGGAAACCTGCGGATGACCGTCGAACAGGGATCTGTTCCGCTCATAGGCGTCCGGCCCGAGAAAAACGTTGATGATTTGGCTGATGCCCGAAGCCGTGGCGCGGGCAATGATTTCATCACGATCTTCGTCGAAATCATCAAGATCGAGATGGGCATGGGAATCCACCCCGACACGAGGCAGCTCCAGGGATTCGGGTTCAGCGCGCTTGGTCTTTCCCATCAGGCTCGGCTCACAATGCATCCCACATGGTTTGAACAGCAAACCTCTGTTCTTCAGTGGAATACGCGTCCGCAGTCTGCTGGCCTGCATCCAGGGCGGCTGCCAGAGAACTTTCGTCATCCCGTATCATCCGTACCGCGTCCTCCAGACACAAGGCCGCGTCGAGCACATCACCATCGGCACACCACAGGCCGTTGCCGGACCAATCGACTTCGCGCAGTTCGATCCACGGGGTATAGCGCGGGGTTTCCTGAAGCTGACGCATGTAGTCCCATCCGCCGAACCCGGTGAAGCCCACAGGCAGGCAACCGCAGGCCATGGCTTCCAACGGGGGCAACGGACAGCCTTCGGGAAAACCGGTGGCCAGAAAAACATGGGCGGAACGCAGGGTTTCGGCTACTTCGCGGGCGTCCATGCCCGCTATGGGCAGCCAATTGACCTCGCCGTATCCGCAACGGTGCTCGAAAATGGCTTTGATCTGCTCGGCCAGGGCTTTGTTCTTGCGGGGCATGTAGGCCACGTTGAGCTTTCCGTCAGGCTTGTTCTCGGGCTTGAAATAGACG is a window encoding:
- a CDS encoding glycosyltransferase family 1 protein, which translates into the protein MKTFIFLPPVSRPTGGITVLRQMADILHQSGRDVFLVAREKGGWRPAGMADSAPVMEWVDLKLTKADIWVVPEGWVNALAPGLYANAQCFSYIQNWAYIFSSLPEEVDWHSLPVEFLAVSDPVSLFIKEATFKDSPILRPGIDRSVYFKPENKPDGKLNVAYMPRKNKALAEQIKAIFEHRCGYGEVNWLPIAGMDAREVAETLRSAHVFLATGFPEGCPLPPLEAMACGCLPVGFTGFGGWDYMRQLQETPRYTPWIELREVDWSGNGLWCADGDVLDAALCLEDAVRMIRDDESSLAAALDAGQQTADAYSTEEQRFAVQTMWDAL